A window of Zingiber officinale cultivar Zhangliang chromosome 5A, Zo_v1.1, whole genome shotgun sequence contains these coding sequences:
- the LOC121980092 gene encoding MADS-box transcription factor 29-like: MGRGKIEIKRIENPTNRQVTFSKRRGGLLKKANELAILCDAHVGLVIFSNTGKMFEYCSPHLSMRQLIDRYQRTTNTGFEETNNQQHMIFEISRMRDENRKLQDSMRQFIGEDLASMTLNELNQLEEQLEFSANKVRARKHHLLDQQLENLRRKEHILEDEHQHLCRMIAEHQMAIEQQAQQVEVMEHKVGDVPMLEHFGHFYAEETSRNLLQLSPQLHEFRLQPTQPNLQDAAFQAGHGLQLWYMIYL, translated from the exons ATGGGTCGTGGGAAGATAGAAATCAAGAGGATCGAGAACCCGACCAACCGCCAAGTTACCTTCTCGAAGAGGCGAGGAGGGCTGCTAAAGAAGGCCAATGAGCTCGCGATACTATGCGATGCACATGTAGGacttgtgatcttctccaacacAGGCAAGATGTTTGAGTACTGCAGCCCACACTTGAG caTGAGGCAACTCATAGATAGGTATCAAAGAACCACTAACACTGGTTTTGAGGAGACCAACAACCAACAG CATATGATTTTTGAGATATCCCGGATGAGAGATGAAAACCGCAAGCTTCAGGACAGCATGAGGCAGTTCATTGGGGAAGACTTGGCTTCCATGACTTTGAATGAGCTGAATCAACTGGAAGAGCAGCTTGAGTTCTCTGCCAACAAAGTTCGAGCAAGAAAG CATCATTTGCTGGATCAACAACTGGAAAATCTGCGCCGAAAG GAACACATTTTAGAAGATGAGCATCAACACCTTTGCCGCATG aTAGCAGAGCATCAGATGGCCATAGAACAGCAAGCACAGCAGGTGGAGGTGATGGAGCACAAGGTGGGGGATGTGCCGATGCTCGAACACTTCGGCCACTTCTACGCCGAGGAGACATCGAGGAACTTGCTGCAGCTCTCGCCGCAGCTTCATGAGTTCCGGCTGCAGCCGACCCAACCCAACCTGCAGGATGCCGCCTTCCAAGCCGGCCACGGCCTCCAGCTTTGGTACATGATCTATCTATAA